Proteins found in one Vallitalea guaymasensis genomic segment:
- a CDS encoding M56 family metallopeptidase → MEYFMTALITSSITMSAISLLYMAFDPLLAKKYSARSIYFGWLIIIIGLLIPFRPQFSNPLIEINPPTASYTNTPIVNSDIDFTTSIIVEDTNSISMNSPQIHWFQVAFILWLAGCALCMTYYILRHIHFMRMINRWNKEVESTSILDLLEELKVNMNINHRVNIKICPCISTPMLVGFYKPVILLPENKMSYSEISLVLRHELVHYKQKDILFKGIMLMVIGIHWFNPMVYFIVKITNRQCELSCDERVTKYLDIKGRKLYAETIINASRRQTRYQTALSTNFYGGKSSMKKRIISIMNGTKKKLGFLILGIIIIATITTGEVLATSNFKEQVNEENNIITEQIEVKSPEQDEFEDKRIEKIKQDSAIYEKFGLTYNEDEDKFYYNNKTVKCFFDKLSDEKNYYFIIRPSGELNLKALRNKNNELIGITLVSKHEVEKIFGSTESNQIPVPKQEDKSISDNIVEENKDNKPTDKIANEYSLYEKYGLTYEKDEDMFYYDGKTVKSFFDKKDDNSYFLFTRPNGLVNIKAIRNEANYLVGIIKVSKKEYDNLFNQ, encoded by the coding sequence TTGGAATATTTTATGACAGCTCTAATAACAAGTTCTATAACCATGTCAGCCATTTCATTGTTATATATGGCTTTTGACCCTTTACTAGCAAAAAAATACTCGGCTAGATCTATTTATTTTGGATGGTTGATTATAATTATCGGACTTTTGATTCCCTTTAGACCACAATTCAGTAATCCATTGATTGAAATTAACCCACCAACAGCTAGTTATACCAATACACCAATTGTTAACTCTGATATAGACTTTACAACTAGTATAATAGTTGAAGATACCAATTCTATATCTATGAATTCGCCCCAAATACATTGGTTTCAAGTTGCATTTATCCTTTGGCTGGCTGGTTGTGCTCTTTGTATGACTTATTATATATTGCGACATATTCATTTTATGAGAATGATAAACAGGTGGAATAAGGAAGTTGAATCAACTTCAATATTAGACTTATTAGAAGAATTAAAGGTAAATATGAATATTAATCATAGGGTCAACATTAAAATATGTCCCTGTATCTCAACTCCAATGCTTGTTGGATTTTATAAACCAGTAATATTGTTACCAGAAAACAAGATGTCCTATAGTGAAATATCCCTGGTATTAAGACATGAGTTGGTTCACTACAAACAAAAAGATATATTATTCAAAGGAATAATGTTAATGGTTATAGGTATTCACTGGTTTAATCCCATGGTATATTTTATTGTGAAAATAACTAATAGACAATGTGAATTATCCTGTGATGAAAGGGTAACAAAATATTTGGATATAAAAGGTAGAAAGCTATATGCTGAGACAATTATCAATGCAAGCAGAAGACAAACTAGGTATCAAACTGCATTATCAACTAATTTTTATGGAGGAAAAAGTAGTATGAAGAAGAGGATTATTTCTATTATGAATGGTACTAAGAAAAAATTAGGCTTTCTTATATTAGGTATTATTATTATAGCTACTATAACTACAGGAGAAGTTCTAGCTACTAGTAATTTTAAAGAACAAGTTAACGAAGAAAATAATATTATCACTGAACAAATTGAAGTAAAATCACCTGAGCAAGATGAATTTGAAGATAAACGTATAGAGAAAATCAAACAAGATTCTGCTATATATGAGAAATTTGGTTTGACCTATAATGAAGATGAAGATAAATTTTATTATAACAATAAAACAGTTAAATGCTTTTTTGACAAACTTAGTGATGAAAAAAATTATTACTTTATAATTCGTCCTAGTGGTGAATTGAACCTCAAGGCTCTTCGTAATAAAAATAATGAGTTGATAGGTATTACATTAGTGAGTAAACATGAAGTAGAAAAAATATTTGGATCAACCGAAAGCAATCAAATTCCTGTACCTAAGCAAGAAGATAAATCTATCTCCGACAATATTGTTGAAGAAAATAAAGATAACAAGCCAACTGATAAAATAGCAAATGAATATTCATTATATGAAAAATATGGTTTGACATATGAAAAAGATGAAGATATGTTTTATTATGATGGTAAAACAGTTAAAAGTTTCTTTGATAAAAAAGATGATAACAGCTATTTTCTATTTACCCGTCCTAATGGCTTAGTCAATATTAAGGCTATTCGTAACGAAGCTAATTATTTGGTAGGAATTATAAAAGTAAGTAAGAAAGAGTATGACAATCTATTTAACCAATAA
- a CDS encoding BlaI/MecI/CopY family transcriptional regulator gives MNSKRKLPDAEFEIMNEIWKTTPPITSNILMEKLGEKKKWKVQTLISMLNRLVKREFLSTEKKGKERTYLPLVTKEDYLKFETENFIERFHENSIISLVNTLYNDKKLKDKDIEELSALLKDWGE, from the coding sequence TTGAACAGTAAAAGAAAATTACCAGATGCAGAATTTGAAATAATGAATGAGATTTGGAAAACCACACCACCTATAACTTCCAACATACTTATGGAGAAATTAGGCGAGAAAAAGAAATGGAAAGTTCAAACACTGATTTCTATGTTAAATAGACTTGTAAAACGAGAATTCCTAAGTACTGAGAAAAAAGGTAAGGAACGAACCTATCTGCCATTAGTCACAAAAGAAGATTATTTAAAATTTGAGACAGAAAATTTTATAGAAAGATTTCATGAGAACTCAATAATAAGCCTAGTGAATACATTATATAATGACAAAAAACTAAAAGATAAAGATATAGAGGAATTGTCAGCTTTGCTAAAAGACTGGGGGGAATGA
- a CDS encoding LTA synthase family protein, whose protein sequence is MPYCAKCGVEVDNNIKKCPLCDFPIPDVGQETDEQSINVFPEAENIYKDRVSIVKNKVFFIFEIILIFAIPILISIRVFYPSITLKINYIINCIIASVFYLFFLFGYLNIYYNILGIGLTSIVLTYKLDSIDNNISWFYSYAILIILLVMAILYICVFLYKRSKKENKAIYILNYIFEGIGLLCLGIDSIISYRINNTIKPSWSIIVLISSVAISLLILGLYHGLPGRVRNKIRRKLHV, encoded by the coding sequence ATGCCCTATTGTGCAAAATGTGGTGTGGAAGTTGATAATAATATAAAAAAATGTCCACTATGTGATTTCCCAATACCAGATGTGGGACAAGAAACAGATGAACAATCAATCAATGTATTCCCAGAAGCAGAGAATATATATAAGGATAGAGTAAGTATTGTTAAGAACAAAGTCTTTTTCATATTTGAGATAATATTAATTTTTGCCATACCAATACTGATAAGCATAAGAGTTTTCTATCCATCAATAACATTAAAAATAAATTATATAATCAACTGTATAATAGCATCCGTTTTCTATCTTTTTTTCCTATTCGGCTATCTAAATATTTATTATAATATATTAGGTATTGGTTTGACATCTATTGTTTTAACATACAAATTAGATAGTATAGACAATAATATTTCCTGGTTCTATAGTTATGCCATATTAATTATATTATTAGTTATGGCTATTTTATATATATGTGTTTTCTTATATAAAAGGAGTAAAAAAGAAAACAAAGCCATATATATTTTGAACTATATATTTGAGGGTATAGGCTTATTATGTTTAGGTATTGATTCAATTATATCATATAGGATTAATAATACGATAAAGCCAAGTTGGTCAATAATTGTACTCATCAGTTCAGTAGCTATAAGTCTGTTGATTCTAGGATTATATCATGGTCTGCCTGGTAGGGTCAGAAATAAGATAAGGAGAAAGTTACATGTATAA
- a CDS encoding SdrD B-like domain-containing protein has product MKKKVASKVYSYLLVLLLIIQLMMGSLSTTVYADSDISTDIELFILKDDIRSTEKDVQAGELFIYAAKYTFASTTSNITGASITIQLPEEVEYVSTIGSNHTLDPIYDENTRELEIPFIEPLPACTGLVQINLRFPNGVTPEGTTVSSTAFIKADGTPTLESNQVSVTAHADSEWKVSKEKTSPDTDPIPGSLVTYTINFFHDDLIGSGYLNLNNAKLVDTLPTLAEFISADDGGVYDSDTHTVTWDLGDLDPGIQSESYFVRNVVVKYPEDINESVTNLVAGSGTMVGGEEVNETAEVSHYFGSTESAKVRDFRKYSSERERAIGQRVRYTIADIGNDEINGNVALDSLIFEDNFPEEFNFTKLSTGGYEPTPEAEYSCKYKTNKNTTWTSWPNRTFTRGTYPNLEVEELNLDLDEYVTGIRLEFPNAEQNFKSKSQMYIEGILISPDHAGNEVVVGQKFTNTATVTGIYNGNIADVKEASAEITVVAPEPFIYPQKKVVGLQETGYIPEEEVEYELNVENGYWATGDLQNPIVVDLLPSELEYVDGSWTITEPEETQPIFEKIDNYNNTGRTLLRWKWEGDNSLTFAPSDKRKITFKVKIKPRTLIGTVTNKYYVTTNTGAIGGTGREYDVSDLDGDGNRFDNIYRGQADIAINPTVSLKPVKWVKGILDDDWTRYDADDVIGSRAKTTPGGTIDYKLVITNEGNTHTREIKIIDILPSVGDKTVYSGVDRGSQWTPSLAEPIVAPENMVVYYSTVSNPDRNELGIDLPNTQPANWSTTPPDDITTVKSVKFEWVSWVVYPGQSIEINWKMTAPIGSPINSVAYDSFAFSAERLNGEKILASEPIKVGVEIKENSKGELGNYVWLDKNENGVQDVDEQGQNGVIVELYDDNDVKLATTTTSNDFDNKPGYYAFSNLNGGNYYIKFQLPYGYKFTEPDITDDQNDSDVDTTSYCTPIINLPSGYKDNSWDAGIILDKPASVGDKIWIDTDENGLQDAGEMGLSNVTVKLFTSNDIFIGTTTTDDNGNYLFDELYPGEYYIFFDTPDGYSISPKKSGDDSAVDSDVDEVTGKTEVFTLSVEEENLTMDAGFYLTPEPPAQVASVGDKVWIDVNKDGIQDDSESGLGNITVNIYKADNSLVNTAITDSNGLYTFTNLEAGDYYLEFIKPEGYTASTNNMGDDEGKDSDSNQVTGKTEIITLNAGDENRDIDAGFYLTPTPEPPTPEPPTPEPPTPEPPTPEPPTPEPPTPELPTPEPPTPQPNSKIGDSAWIDENQNGIQDTDENGLVGVTVKLYDSTHHLIDATITDNNGNYIFDNMKAGKYYLEFIQPETYLITSPNEGGDYQKDSNIDTSTGRTDLITLAEGENNFSVDAGFYQIELEIIDEEIPEGTGDISCLGSRVWLDENENNIQDENEKGIEGVTVNLYDANDLLVKTLVTDANGNYLFTNIPPGQYYVEFIKPEGYIAVAKHIGSNIEIDSDADETTGKTDMVTLVSGETNLTVDAGYYIQQDIILDGKIPTDAPVLPKTGEQNQLWYYLIGLLFIGLGIKFNGRIKRQYN; this is encoded by the coding sequence ATGAAAAAAAAAGTAGCATCTAAAGTGTATAGTTACTTATTGGTTCTACTACTGATAATACAGTTAATGATGGGAAGCTTGTCCACAACTGTATATGCTGATTCTGATATATCGACCGATATTGAGTTATTCATTCTGAAAGATGATATCAGATCAACGGAAAAAGATGTTCAAGCAGGAGAGTTATTCATCTATGCTGCAAAATATACATTTGCCAGCACTACCTCTAATATAACAGGTGCATCTATAACTATACAACTACCTGAAGAAGTTGAATATGTTTCAACTATTGGGTCAAACCACACACTTGATCCTATATATGATGAGAATACCAGAGAATTAGAAATTCCATTTATTGAACCACTTCCAGCTTGTACAGGATTAGTTCAAATTAATTTAAGATTTCCTAATGGTGTTACACCAGAAGGAACAACGGTATCATCTACAGCTTTTATTAAGGCAGATGGTACACCAACACTAGAGAGTAATCAGGTTAGTGTTACAGCACATGCAGATTCTGAGTGGAAAGTATCCAAGGAAAAAACTTCTCCAGATACTGATCCTATACCAGGCTCGTTAGTTACTTATACTATTAACTTTTTTCATGATGATTTAATTGGAAGCGGATATTTAAATTTGAATAATGCTAAACTAGTAGATACATTACCGACTTTGGCTGAATTCATTAGCGCAGACGATGGAGGAGTGTATGATTCTGATACACATACTGTTACATGGGATTTAGGAGATTTAGATCCAGGTATACAATCAGAAAGTTATTTTGTTAGAAACGTTGTCGTAAAATATCCTGAGGATATTAATGAAAGTGTAACTAATCTAGTTGCTGGTTCTGGGACAATGGTTGGTGGAGAAGAAGTTAATGAGACTGCTGAAGTAAGTCATTATTTTGGAAGTACTGAAAGTGCAAAAGTACGTGATTTCAGAAAATATTCTTCAGAAAGAGAAAGAGCTATTGGGCAAAGAGTAAGATATACCATTGCTGATATTGGTAATGATGAGATTAACGGTAATGTAGCCCTAGATTCCCTAATCTTTGAAGATAATTTTCCAGAGGAGTTCAATTTTACCAAACTTAGTACTGGTGGATATGAACCTACTCCTGAAGCAGAATATTCTTGTAAATACAAAACCAATAAAAATACAACATGGACATCTTGGCCAAATAGGACATTTACAAGAGGTACCTATCCAAATTTAGAGGTAGAAGAGCTGAATTTAGACTTGGACGAATATGTTACAGGTATAAGATTAGAATTTCCTAATGCTGAACAGAACTTCAAGAGTAAGAGTCAAATGTATATTGAAGGAATCTTGATAAGTCCTGACCATGCAGGCAATGAGGTTGTTGTTGGGCAAAAATTCACTAATACTGCTACTGTTACAGGTATATATAATGGGAATATTGCAGATGTAAAAGAAGCCTCTGCTGAAATAACAGTAGTTGCTCCTGAACCATTCATATATCCACAAAAGAAAGTTGTTGGTTTACAGGAGACAGGCTACATTCCAGAAGAGGAAGTTGAATATGAGCTTAATGTAGAGAATGGTTATTGGGCTACAGGAGATCTACAGAATCCAATAGTTGTTGACTTGTTGCCAAGTGAATTGGAATATGTTGATGGCAGTTGGACTATTACGGAACCAGAAGAGACACAGCCTATTTTTGAAAAGATAGATAATTATAATAATACAGGAAGAACACTGCTTAGATGGAAATGGGAAGGTGATAATTCACTTACTTTCGCTCCATCAGATAAGAGAAAAATTACATTCAAAGTTAAGATAAAGCCTCGTACCTTGATTGGGACTGTTACTAATAAATATTATGTAACAACCAATACAGGAGCAATTGGGGGTACTGGAAGAGAGTATGATGTTAGTGATCTAGATGGAGATGGTAATAGATTTGATAATATATACAGAGGACAAGCTGATATAGCCATCAATCCAACAGTTTCACTGAAGCCAGTTAAATGGGTAAAAGGTATTTTGGATGATGATTGGACTAGGTATGATGCAGATGATGTAATAGGAAGTCGTGCGAAAACCACTCCTGGAGGAACTATAGATTATAAATTGGTTATAACAAATGAAGGAAATACTCATACAAGAGAAATTAAAATCATAGATATATTACCTTCTGTAGGAGATAAAACAGTATATTCTGGTGTTGATAGAGGTTCTCAATGGACGCCAAGTTTGGCTGAACCAATAGTAGCACCTGAAAATATGGTTGTCTATTATAGTACAGTAAGTAATCCTGACAGAAACGAGTTGGGAATAGATTTACCAAATACACAACCGGCTAATTGGTCCACAACTCCACCGGATGATATTACAACTGTTAAATCCGTAAAATTTGAATGGGTATCATGGGTAGTATATCCAGGACAAAGTATAGAGATAAACTGGAAGATGACAGCACCTATAGGTTCTCCCATTAATTCAGTAGCCTATGACTCTTTTGCTTTTTCAGCTGAACGTCTTAATGGTGAAAAAATATTAGCATCTGAACCTATTAAAGTTGGTGTAGAAATAAAAGAAAATTCTAAAGGTGAACTAGGTAATTATGTTTGGTTAGATAAAAACGAGAATGGTGTTCAAGATGTGGATGAACAAGGACAAAACGGCGTAATTGTTGAATTATATGATGATAACGATGTCAAGCTTGCTACAACAACAACATCCAATGATTTTGATAATAAGCCAGGTTACTATGCTTTTTCCAATTTGAATGGAGGTAATTATTATATTAAATTCCAACTTCCATATGGATATAAATTTACAGAACCAGACATTACAGATGATCAAAATGATTCAGATGTAGATACTACAAGTTATTGTACACCTATAATCAATTTGCCAAGTGGTTATAAAGATAACTCTTGGGATGCTGGTATAATCCTTGATAAACCAGCCAGTGTCGGTGATAAGATATGGATTGATACAGATGAAAATGGTTTGCAGGATGCTGGTGAAATGGGATTAAGCAATGTTACGGTAAAATTATTTACATCTAATGATATATTCATTGGTACAACAACCACTGACGATAATGGTAATTATCTATTCGATGAACTATATCCTGGTGAGTATTATATATTTTTTGATACGCCAGATGGTTATTCTATAAGCCCTAAGAAGAGTGGTGATGATTCAGCAGTGGATAGTGATGTGGATGAAGTGACAGGTAAAACAGAAGTATTCACATTATCAGTGGAGGAAGAAAATTTGACAATGGATGCTGGTTTCTATCTTACTCCAGAACCTCCAGCTCAAGTAGCCAGTGTGGGTGATAAAGTATGGATTGATGTTAATAAAGATGGTATTCAAGATGATTCTGAGAGTGGGTTAGGTAATATAACCGTCAATATATATAAAGCTGATAATAGTTTGGTTAATACAGCTATAACAGATAGTAATGGTTTATATACATTTACTAATCTGGAAGCAGGAGATTATTATCTTGAATTTATTAAACCTGAAGGATATACGGCTAGTACAAATAATATGGGTGATGACGAAGGAAAAGACAGTGATTCCAATCAGGTTACTGGTAAAACTGAGATTATTACGTTAAATGCCGGTGATGAAAATCGTGATATTGATGCTGGTTTCTATCTTACACCAACACCAGAACCACCAACACCAGAGCCACCTACACCAGAACCACCTACACCAGAACCACCAACACCAGAACCACCAACGCCAGAACCACCAACACCAGAACTACCAACACCAGAACCACCAACACCACAGCCTAATTCAAAAATAGGAGATAGTGCTTGGATAGATGAAAATCAAAATGGTATTCAAGATACTGATGAAAATGGTTTGGTTGGAGTTACTGTAAAACTTTATGATTCAACTCATCATCTAATAGATGCAACTATAACAGATAATAATGGTAACTATATTTTTGACAATATGAAAGCTGGTAAATATTATCTAGAATTTATTCAACCAGAAACATATTTAATTACTTCTCCAAACGAAGGTGGAGATTATCAGAAAGACAGTAATATTGATACATCAACAGGTAGAACAGATTTAATAACCTTAGCTGAAGGTGAAAACAATTTCAGTGTTGATGCAGGATTTTATCAAATAGAGCTAGAGATTATTGATGAGGAAATTCCAGAAGGTACTGGAGATATTTCATGTTTAGGTAGTCGTGTATGGCTCGATGAAAACGAAAACAATATACAAGATGAAAACGAAAAAGGAATTGAAGGCGTTACAGTTAATCTATATGATGCAAATGATTTATTGGTTAAAACACTAGTAACGGATGCAAATGGAAATTATCTATTCACTAATATTCCACCTGGTCAGTATTATGTTGAATTTATTAAACCAGAAGGTTATATTGCCGTTGCTAAACACATAGGTAGCAATATAGAAATTGATAGTGATGCAGATGAAACTACTGGAAAAACAGATATGGTGACACTTGTTAGTGGAGAAACCAATTTAACAGTTGATGCTGGATATTATATACAGCAAGATATTATTCTGGATGGTAAAATTCCAACTGATGCACCTGTATTACCTAAGACAGGGGAACAAAATCAACTTTGGTATTATTTGATAGGATTATTATTTATTGGATTAGGTATAAAATTCAATGGTAGAATAAAAAGACAATATAATTAA
- a CDS encoding MFS transporter, with protein sequence MKASFLKFKEQFSFSKEGLSFTEKFILCLPLQSLSLSNVLIHNVYIKFYTDLVGLKPSYVSLIYFIFNVWNMLNDPVFGVFLDKMKYKPKRGKYTYVMRVTVPFMVIMLIIMLFASPSWEDITIFWVLLVALFLYDTAGTFFLISANCYTMLAAPTKEERIDVSVIGGYVGNFVSFFATLIPTMLLVGSTKNNRSLVIGLLLFVVLLNTGIYLIGIIKLKDKPEMYAVGDSSTVAINTKTLWIDIKSVITMRSFWCNFFFNSTGFAPQAIYFTAFLYYMDYVVKSTGFEATLADVLPMVAVFLIYPILGNIIKKRGIKKSLFLAMIPYIIGYVILYFSNTWYFVLIAYIPIMLGRTISLTSRTPLTAAIIDENELKTSIRKPGLFNSINAILTAPIAGLQLIIFTTIIENYGFQPGGVAQTSQAVQGIRIATALVPIVFCLLGIIPLILLPFNLEKEKILSTFSKERRQLKNVSNL encoded by the coding sequence GTGAAAGCAAGTTTTCTCAAATTCAAAGAACAATTTTCATTTTCAAAAGAGGGGCTTAGTTTTACTGAAAAATTCATTCTTTGTTTACCTCTTCAATCACTTTCACTATCCAATGTTCTTATTCACAATGTTTATATTAAATTCTATACTGATTTAGTGGGATTGAAACCCTCATATGTAAGCCTTATATATTTTATTTTCAATGTATGGAATATGTTGAATGACCCTGTTTTTGGTGTTTTCCTTGATAAGATGAAATACAAACCAAAAAGAGGGAAATATACATATGTTATGAGAGTTACAGTACCATTCATGGTTATAATGCTGATTATCATGTTATTTGCTTCTCCATCATGGGAGGATATAACCATTTTCTGGGTTCTCCTTGTTGCACTATTCTTATATGATACTGCTGGTACATTTTTCCTTATATCAGCTAATTGCTATACAATGTTGGCGGCGCCCACTAAAGAAGAACGTATTGATGTATCGGTTATAGGTGGTTATGTAGGCAATTTCGTTAGTTTTTTTGCAACTCTTATTCCTACAATGTTATTAGTAGGAAGTACTAAAAATAATCGTTCACTGGTGATTGGCTTGCTGCTGTTTGTAGTTCTTTTGAACACTGGTATTTATCTCATTGGTATAATAAAATTGAAGGATAAACCTGAAATGTATGCTGTAGGTGATAGTTCTACAGTAGCGATCAATACCAAAACATTGTGGATTGATATCAAGAGTGTTATAACCATGCGTTCTTTTTGGTGTAATTTTTTCTTTAACTCCACAGGCTTTGCACCTCAAGCAATATATTTTACGGCTTTTCTTTATTACATGGATTATGTAGTAAAGTCTACAGGGTTTGAAGCAACTCTGGCAGATGTTCTACCAATGGTAGCTGTTTTTTTGATTTATCCTATTCTTGGCAATATCATCAAAAAAAGGGGAATCAAAAAATCTTTATTCCTAGCAATGATACCTTATATAATAGGTTATGTAATTCTATATTTCTCAAATACATGGTATTTTGTACTGATAGCCTATATACCTATTATGTTGGGAAGAACTATAAGCCTCACATCAAGAACTCCTCTCACCGCTGCTATAATAGACGAAAATGAACTTAAGACTTCCATAAGAAAACCAGGATTATTTAATTCTATAAATGCTATTTTGACTGCTCCTATTGCTGGATTGCAACTTATAATTTTCACCACAATCATAGAGAATTACGGTTTCCAACCAGGTGGTGTAGCACAGACTTCACAAGCTGTACAAGGCATTAGGATAGCAACTGCACTTGTTCCTATTGTATTCTGTTTATTAGGAATAATACCTCTAATACTATTACCTTTCAACTTAGAAAAAGAAAAGATATTATCTACTTTTTCAAAAGAACGTAGACAACTTAAAAATGTTTCCAACTTATAG
- a CDS encoding GDSL-type esterase/lipase family protein has translation MLKWIISSTFIIVALKTYNIICKIPSTWLFHHYNERVDYFRRLNKKLKPGGIVFIGDSLTEHFMVSEFYPEHYVINRGISGDTTYGVLCRLKESAFDLQPKKIFLLIGINDIGNEKELRYIINNTRVIIKKLKNRLPKTKIYVQSIYPVYKDVNNRIKKRIVGNRDNKEIQTLNRQLHRLAKRYNCTYIDMNKKLRDKRGQLKYEYTIEGLHLSPRGYERVARELEKYL, from the coding sequence ATGCTTAAATGGATTATATCATCAACTTTTATAATTGTAGCCCTTAAAACATATAATATAATCTGTAAAATACCATCAACCTGGCTATTTCATCATTATAACGAGAGGGTAGATTACTTTAGAAGATTAAATAAAAAACTGAAACCAGGAGGAATTGTGTTTATAGGAGATTCATTAACTGAACATTTCATGGTATCAGAATTTTATCCAGAACACTATGTAATTAATAGAGGAATATCTGGTGATACTACTTATGGTGTTCTATGCAGATTGAAGGAGAGTGCCTTTGACTTACAACCTAAAAAGATATTTTTGCTTATAGGAATAAATGACATAGGTAATGAAAAAGAGCTTAGATATATAATAAATAATACTAGGGTGATTATAAAAAAATTAAAAAATAGATTACCAAAAACCAAGATTTATGTTCAATCAATATATCCTGTCTATAAGGATGTCAATAATAGAATCAAAAAAAGGATTGTAGGAAACAGAGATAACAAGGAGATACAGACATTAAATAGACAACTACACAGATTGGCAAAAAGATATAATTGTACTTATATAGATATGAATAAAAAATTAAGAGATAAACGTGGTCAGCTAAAATATGAATATACAATAGAAGGATTACATTTATCCCCACGTGGATATGAAAGAGTTGCTAGAGAACTAGAAAAGTATCTTTAA